A region of the Pseudoprevotella muciniphila genome:
AGGGCGACAAAGTATTGGTGTTCCACAAAAAGCGCCGCAAGGGTCATCGCAAACTCAACGGCTATCGCCACCAGTACACAGAGTTAACTATCAAACAAGTAATTGCTTAATCAAAAAAATCAGAAACAATGGCTCATAAAAAAGGTGTCGGCAGTTCAAAGAACGGACGCGAATCACACAGCAAAAGATTAGGCGTTAAGATTTTTGGCGGACAGGCTTGTGTAGCAGGCAACATCATCGTGCGCCAGCGTGGTACCGTACACTATCCCGGTACAAACGTTAGTATGGGTAAGGACAACACACTCTATGCCCTCGTTGATGGCATCGTGAAGTTCCGCCGTGGCAACCGCGACCGCAGCGTCGTATCGGTTGAACCAAAAGCAGAAGCATAACGCAAGAAAAGGTTTCAAAAGACAATCAGATTAAAGAGGAAACGTCAATAGGCGCTTCCTCTTTTTTGAATTGTCTTTAATGTGAGTTCGGTATAAGCATTTTTTGCTGACGTTCCACAAGACGGTTGTAAGAGAGCGTATTTGGAAACTCTTTGCGCATATGCCGGCAGATGTAACCAAGGTAGAACGTTTTCAAATTCCTGAAATGGGATGTATGAAAAAGTACGAGCATTGTCATAATCTCTGCGTCCGAAACACGGCAGGAGCGGTTGCGATGCTGTTTTCCATCCGCAGCAATAAGGTGTTTTTTAGTTCCGGATTGAAAATTTTACAGAATTCGTCAAAAATACAATATATTTCTACTAAATTTGCAGTTGTCATGGGAGTTGAGATTATATTATTAATTAATTGATTTTCAGCGATAAAGATATAACAAAATTCTCTCTCCCACAAATTTTTCCGACATTTTCTTATGTCGAACTCACATTAAATATATGAACAAATCACAATACGAGAGTTTATCAAAAGAGCAATTGATTGATAAGATACTAAAATTGGAAAAGGAGCGATATGGCCTTGTTTGGGAAGACAAAGAAGAAGATGTCGCGAAACGGTGTGAGTCTAAACTTCCTTTGTTGGAGAAGGATTGTTCACGAGAGATTGTCTGCGACCCTTCTTTGCCATACAATATTATTATTGAAGGAGACAACTATCATTCTTTGTATGCACTAAGTTTTACACATAAAAAGAGTATTGATGTAATATATATTGATCCTCCGTATAATACGGGAAAAAAGAAAGAGTGGAAATACAATGACAGTTGGGTCGATGAAAATGACAAATATCGGCATAGCAAATGGTTGTCTTTTATGAGTAAAAGAATGCGGCTAGCTAAGAACTTGTTGAAAAGTTCGGGTGTCATTTTTATTTCTGTCGATAATAACGAAGTTGCTCAATTGAAACTTTTGTGCGATTCTATTTTTGGAGAAAAGAACTTTTGTGGGCAGATTATTTGGCGAAAGAAATCAGGGGGAGGACAGACTGATGATTTTTTTGTTACTGAACATGAGTATATTCTGTGCTATAGAAGGACATCTGCATTTATGTGGATCGACGAGACAATACCAATGTCTGCCAAAGGCTACAAATCAGAAGATGAGAAAGGGAAATATAGGTTGGTGAAATTGGCAAAATGGGGTTCTGCTGCTAAACGTGAAGATAGACCAACCATGTATTTTTCTATAAAAGCGCCAGATAAAAAAAGAATATATCCTATTGCACCTGATGGAAGTCCTGGCCGATGGAGGGTTGGGAAGAAGAAAATGAAGAAATTAATTGATGAGGAGCTTGTGGAATGGGCTACAGATGATGATGGCGTGTGGATACCCTATGAAAAAATATATTACGATGGTGACGATGTCAAAGTCTTGAAGAATCGTAGTATCTATTATTATGTTGCAGAAACAGGAGATGCTACGCGTTTACTTACTAAATTATTTGGAAAGAAAG
Encoded here:
- a CDS encoding site-specific DNA-methyltransferase — protein: MNKSQYESLSKEQLIDKILKLEKERYGLVWEDKEEDVAKRCESKLPLLEKDCSREIVCDPSLPYNIIIEGDNYHSLYALSFTHKKSIDVIYIDPPYNTGKKKEWKYNDSWVDENDKYRHSKWLSFMSKRMRLAKNLLKSSGVIFISVDNNEVAQLKLLCDSIFGEKNFCGQIIWRKKSGGGQTDDFFVTEHEYILCYRRTSAFMWIDETIPMSAKGYKSEDEKGKYRLVKLAKWGSAAKREDRPTMYFSIKAPDKKRIYPIAPDGSPGRWRVGKKKMKKLIDEELVEWATDDDGVWIPYEKIYYDGDDVKVLKNRSIYYYVAETGDATRLLTKLFGKKDVFENPKPIELIKELLSHSKNSVVLDFFAGSASTGHAVLEMNKEDGGHRKFILCTNNENNICTEVTYPRIEKVIKGYSNVQGIPANLKYYTQTFVPVISSDSDKRELVNRSTEILCVAEDCFEEVRRRNKGTFDFSIFKSTEKQMAIIYDEDSIGDCVDYLNNNKVKQKTVIYVFSYDHTYDTEDFVELNIDYSVKPIPEAIINVYRKISKMKKK
- the rpmA gene encoding 50S ribosomal protein L27 — translated: MAHKKGVGSSKNGRESHSKRLGVKIFGGQACVAGNIIVRQRGTVHYPGTNVSMGKDNTLYALVDGIVKFRRGNRDRSVVSVEPKAEA